From a single Parambassis ranga chromosome 2, fParRan2.1, whole genome shotgun sequence genomic region:
- the nxph1 gene encoding neurexophilin-1: MQVTCWCAVFLLTPALFLATSAHASKSDIVKSGSPKSTLKHIWTESSKEMSISRLLSQTLHGKENSTALDLRYDTPEPYSEQDLWDWLRNSTDLQDSRPRTKRRPMVKTGKFKKMFGWGDFHSNIKTVKLNLLITGKIVDHGNGTFSVYFRHNSTGQGNVSVSLVPPTKIVEFDVAAQQSVIDAKDSKSFNCRIEYEKVEKGAKNTLCNFDPSKTCYQEQTQSHVSWLCSKPFKVICIFISFYSTDYKLVQKVCPDYNYHSDTPYFPSG; the protein is encoded by the coding sequence GCTACAAGTGCCCATGCTTCAAAGTCAGACATTGTCAAATCAGGAAGCCCTAAATCCACACTAAAGCATATATGGACAGAAAGTAGTAAGGAAATGTCCATCAGCAGGCTGCTATCACAGACTCTACATGGCAAAGAGAACAGCACAGCCTTGGACCTCCGCTATGACACTCCAGAGCCCTACTCGGAACAGGACCTGTGGGACTGGCTAAGAAATTCCACAGATCTCCAAGACTCGAGGCCGCGGACTAAACGGCGGCCCATGGTCAAGACAGGGAAGTTCAAGAAGATGTTTGGATGGGGAGACTTCCACTCCAACATCAAGACGGTCAAGCTCAACCTGCTGATCACTGGTAAGATCGTGGATCATGGCAATGGCACCTTCAGTGTCTACTTCCGCCACAACTCCACAGGGCAGGGCAACGTGTCTGTTAGCTTGGTCCCTCCAACCAAGATAGTGGAATTTGACGTTGCGGCTCAGCAGTCTGTCATCGATGCCAAGGACTCCAAGTCCTTCAACTGCCGTATAGAGTACGAGAAGGTGGAGAAGGGAGCCAAGAACACGCTCTGCAACTTCGACCCATCCAAGACCTGCTACCAGGAACAGACCCAGAGCCACGTCTCCTGGCTCTGCTCCAAACCTTTCAAAGTCATCTGCATCTTCATTTCCTTCTACAGCACCGACTACAAACTGGTTCAGAAAGTGTGCCCAGACTACAACTACCACAGTGACACTCCCTATTTCCCATCCGGCTGA